Proteins encoded in a region of the Solanum dulcamara chromosome 9, daSolDulc1.2, whole genome shotgun sequence genome:
- the LOC129902432 gene encoding uncharacterized protein LOC129902432 isoform X2, which translates to MFKKAVDAKSHQRLSGADRKKLRRTIRDRFSNASDALLDLLLPPKAELAVSKYPNRVLVYGLEGDCPMFFDVDGRGRDIFPTVYALWRVPELLPAFVLKGGEVSRFMLGGADLMFPGISIPSEGFPSFSSGEPWAVKVPGNPAAIAVGTTTMSSSEALKAGLRGKALKILHYYRDTLWESAENCHVPNAGFLEDVVFEDPALLFSSRASDSSEVDPSVDPGNVTSNEDMGEVIDSNAASLGGGQPSTTQSDGADEISVQLTNDLSELKVAETFVDESNTEGQHSLCVEEVDALLDKCLLQALHTTIKEKDLPIPGSTFWSSHVLPCRPPGITLDIKKSSHKKLSKWLQAKASCGLISVKEDKHKKEVILFSVNRNHPYYLSYKPEKKKVDKTGPSTNNVSYEERIQKTLEVSEIYKPSVHVNPIFASVGAETSRLYTASEASEIVFQYVEKENLVKPSNKSTVTLDATLCDALFKGAIKKGSTYPSEIHKKDVGQTFIGRMQAHHCVTRGNDTVIRKGALKPIQIMTERRQGNKKVTKLSGMESFLLDAEALASELQKKCACSTTVAELPGKKGEEVLVQGGVIDDLARYLVEQYGVPKRYIEVLDKTKR; encoded by the exons ATGTTCAAGAAGGCAGTGGACGCCAAGTCTCACCAGCGACTTTCTGGCGCCGACCGGAAGAAGCTCCGTCGCACTATCAGAGACCGTTTCTCGAATGCCTCTGATGCCCTTCTCGACCTTTTACTTCCTCCCAAA GCGGAGTTAGCTGTTTCAAAATATCCAAATCGGGTACTCGTTTATGGCTTGGAGGGCGATTGTCCCATGTTCTTTGACGTAGATGGGCGAGGTCGTGATATTTTCCCTACAG TTTATGCTCTGTGGAGAGTCCCAGAACTTTTGCCTGCTTTTGTGCTGAAAGGGGGTGAAGTTTCTCGTTTTATGCTTGGAGGGGCAGATTTAATGTTCCCTGGTATCAGTATACCTTCTGAAGGGTTTCCCTCATTTTCTTCTGGGGAGCCATGGGCAGTGAAGGTTCCTGGAAATCCTGCTGCAATAGCT GTGGGGACAACTACCATGAGTAGTTCAGAAGCTTTAAAAGCTGGTCTACGTGGAAAGGCCTTAAAAATATTGCATTACTATCGAGACACCCTTTG GGAATCTGCAGAAAATTGTCATGTACCAAATGCTGGTTTTCTAGAAGACGTCGTGTTTGAAGATCCTGCTCTTTTGTTTAGTAGTAGGGCATCTGATTCAAGTGAAGTTGATCCTTCAGTTGACCCAGGAAATGTGACTAGCAATGAGGACATGGGAGAAGTGATTGACTCTAATGCAGCTTCATTAGGTGGTGGTCAGCCTTCTACTACACAGAGTGATGGAGCTGATGAAATTTCTGTGCAGCTTACTAATGATCTAAGCGAGTTGAAGGTTGCAGAAACATTCGTAGATGAATCAAATACCGAGGGACAACATTCCTTGTGTGTTGAAGAGGTAGATGCACTCTTGGACAAGTGTCTTCTACAAGCATTACATACGACAATTAAGGAGAAAGACCTGCCAATCCCTGGAAGTACATTTTG GTCAAGTCATGTGCTACCTTGCAGGCCTCCAGGCATAACACTCGACATAAAGAAGTCATCTCACAAGAAATTGTCCAAGTGGCTACAGGCTAAAGCCTCTTGTGGATTG ATCTCAGTGAAAGAAGATAAACATAAGAAAGAGGTGATTCTGTTCTCTGTTAATCGAAATCATCCATACTATTTGTCCTACAAGccagaaaagaaaaaagtggaCAAGACCGGGCCTTCAACAAATAATGTTTCTTATGAAGAACGGATACAGAAGACACTGGAAGTTTCTGAAATTTATAAACCAAGTGTGCATGTAAATCCTATTTTTGCTTCTGTTGGTGCTGAAACTAGTAGACTTTACACTGCATCTGAGGCCTCTGAAATAGTGTTCCAGTACGTTGAGAAAGAAAATCTTGTGAAGCCATCAAATAAGTCCACTGTGACGTTAGATGCAACTCTATGTGATGCTTTATTTAAGGGAGCCATAAAAAAAGGATCAACTTATCCATCTGAAATTCATAAGAAGGATGTGGGGCAAACTTTTATTGGTAGGATGCAAGCACATCATTGTGTGACTAGAGGAAACGATACAGTTATTCGCAAAGGAGCCTTGAAGCCAATCCAGATAATGACAGAACGGAGGCAAGGAAACAAGAAAGTGACTAAACTTTCTGGAATGGAGTCATTTCTGTTGGATGCAGAGGCTTTGGCTTCAGAGTTGCAGAAGAAGTGTGCCTGTAGCACTACTGTGGCAGAACTTCCAG GTAAGAAAGGTGAAGAAGTTTTGGTTCAAGGAGGTGTTATTGATGATCTTGCAAGATATCTTGTTGAACAGTATGGTGTCCCAAAAAGATATATCGAAGTGCTTGATAAAACAAAGAGGTGA
- the LOC129902432 gene encoding uncharacterized protein LOC129902432 isoform X1 — translation MFKKAVDAKSHQRLSGADRKKLRRTIRDRFSNASDALLDLLLPPKAELAVSKYPNRVLVYGLEGDCPMFFDVDGRGRDIFPTVYALWRVPELLPAFVLKGGEVSRFMLGGADLMFPGISIPSEGFPSFSSGEPWAVKVPGNPAAIAVGTTTMSSSEALKAGLRGKALKILHYYRDTLWESAENCHVPNAGFLEDVVFEDPALLFSSRASDSSEVDPSVDPGNVTSNEDMGEVIDSNAASLGGGQPSTTQSDGADEISVQLTNDLSELKVAETFVDESNTEGQHSLCVEEVDALLDKCLLQALHTTIKEKDLPIPGSTFWSSHVLPCRPPGITLDIKKSSHKKLSKWLQAKASCGLISVKEDKHKKEVILFSVNRNHPYYLSYKPEKKKVDKTGPSTNNVSYEERIQKTLEVSEIYKPSVHVNPIFASVGAETSRLYTASEASEIVFQYVEKENLVKPSNKSTVTLDATLCDALFKGAIKKGSTYPSEIHKKDVGQTFIGRMQAHHCVTRGNDTVIRKGALKPIQIMTERRQGNKKVTKLSGMESFLLDAEALASELQKKCACSTTVAELPGKKGEEVLVQGGVIDDLARYLVEQYGVPKRYIEVLDKTKRG, via the exons ATGTTCAAGAAGGCAGTGGACGCCAAGTCTCACCAGCGACTTTCTGGCGCCGACCGGAAGAAGCTCCGTCGCACTATCAGAGACCGTTTCTCGAATGCCTCTGATGCCCTTCTCGACCTTTTACTTCCTCCCAAA GCGGAGTTAGCTGTTTCAAAATATCCAAATCGGGTACTCGTTTATGGCTTGGAGGGCGATTGTCCCATGTTCTTTGACGTAGATGGGCGAGGTCGTGATATTTTCCCTACAG TTTATGCTCTGTGGAGAGTCCCAGAACTTTTGCCTGCTTTTGTGCTGAAAGGGGGTGAAGTTTCTCGTTTTATGCTTGGAGGGGCAGATTTAATGTTCCCTGGTATCAGTATACCTTCTGAAGGGTTTCCCTCATTTTCTTCTGGGGAGCCATGGGCAGTGAAGGTTCCTGGAAATCCTGCTGCAATAGCT GTGGGGACAACTACCATGAGTAGTTCAGAAGCTTTAAAAGCTGGTCTACGTGGAAAGGCCTTAAAAATATTGCATTACTATCGAGACACCCTTTG GGAATCTGCAGAAAATTGTCATGTACCAAATGCTGGTTTTCTAGAAGACGTCGTGTTTGAAGATCCTGCTCTTTTGTTTAGTAGTAGGGCATCTGATTCAAGTGAAGTTGATCCTTCAGTTGACCCAGGAAATGTGACTAGCAATGAGGACATGGGAGAAGTGATTGACTCTAATGCAGCTTCATTAGGTGGTGGTCAGCCTTCTACTACACAGAGTGATGGAGCTGATGAAATTTCTGTGCAGCTTACTAATGATCTAAGCGAGTTGAAGGTTGCAGAAACATTCGTAGATGAATCAAATACCGAGGGACAACATTCCTTGTGTGTTGAAGAGGTAGATGCACTCTTGGACAAGTGTCTTCTACAAGCATTACATACGACAATTAAGGAGAAAGACCTGCCAATCCCTGGAAGTACATTTTG GTCAAGTCATGTGCTACCTTGCAGGCCTCCAGGCATAACACTCGACATAAAGAAGTCATCTCACAAGAAATTGTCCAAGTGGCTACAGGCTAAAGCCTCTTGTGGATTG ATCTCAGTGAAAGAAGATAAACATAAGAAAGAGGTGATTCTGTTCTCTGTTAATCGAAATCATCCATACTATTTGTCCTACAAGccagaaaagaaaaaagtggaCAAGACCGGGCCTTCAACAAATAATGTTTCTTATGAAGAACGGATACAGAAGACACTGGAAGTTTCTGAAATTTATAAACCAAGTGTGCATGTAAATCCTATTTTTGCTTCTGTTGGTGCTGAAACTAGTAGACTTTACACTGCATCTGAGGCCTCTGAAATAGTGTTCCAGTACGTTGAGAAAGAAAATCTTGTGAAGCCATCAAATAAGTCCACTGTGACGTTAGATGCAACTCTATGTGATGCTTTATTTAAGGGAGCCATAAAAAAAGGATCAACTTATCCATCTGAAATTCATAAGAAGGATGTGGGGCAAACTTTTATTGGTAGGATGCAAGCACATCATTGTGTGACTAGAGGAAACGATACAGTTATTCGCAAAGGAGCCTTGAAGCCAATCCAGATAATGACAGAACGGAGGCAAGGAAACAAGAAAGTGACTAAACTTTCTGGAATGGAGTCATTTCTGTTGGATGCAGAGGCTTTGGCTTCAGAGTTGCAGAAGAAGTGTGCCTGTAGCACTACTGTGGCAGAACTTCCAG GTAAGAAAGGTGAAGAAGTTTTGGTTCAAGGAGGTGTTATTGATGATCTTGCAAGATATCTTGTTGAACAGTATGGTGTCCCAAAAAGATATATCGAAGTGCTTGATAAAACAAAGAG